The DNA sequence TGATCGTCGACATGCACGCGGCCCACGAACGAATTCTCTACGAGCAGTTCAAGAACGCGCTCGCCGATCGCACGGTCGCCGTGCAGTCGCTGCTGCTGCCGATATCGATGACGGCGACGCCGGTCGAGATCGGCACCGTCGAGGAAGAGCGCGACACGCTCGAATCGCTCGGCTTCGATCTCGCGGTGCTGTCGCCGACGACGCTCGCGATCCGCGCGGTGCCCGCGCTGCTGAAGGATGCCGACCTGCAGTCGCTCGCCCGCGCGGTGCTGGCCGATCTGCATGCGTTCGGCGGCTCGCGCGTGCTCACCGAGCGCCAGCACGAGCTGCTCGGCACGCTCGCGTGTCACCACGCGGTGCGCGCGAACCGGCGCCTGACGCTCGACGAGATGAACGCGCTGCTGCGGCAGATGGAAGCGACCGAGCGCGCCGATCAATGCAATCACGGCCGACCGACGTGGTATCAGCTGACGCTGAACGACCTCGACCGCCTGTTCATGCGCGGCCAATGAGCGTTTCGTTGCAGTCCCGTCCGACGACGATCGCATGCCTGCTCGGCCCCACCGCGTCCGGCAAGACGGCCGCCGCGCTCGCGCTGGCCGCGCGCCGGCCGATCGAGATCGTCAGCGTCGATTCGGCGCTGGTGTACCGCGACATGGATATCGGCACCGCGAAACCGACGCGCGACGAACGCGCGCGCGTGCCGCACCATCTGATCGACATCATCGACCCGGCCGATTCGTACTCGGCCGCGAGCTTTCGCGCGGACACGCTGCGGCTGATCGCCGAGATCGCCGCGCGCGGCAACACGCCGCTGCTCGCCGGCGGCACGATGCTGTACTACAAGGCGCTGACGCAGGGGCTCAACGACCTGCCGGGCGCCGACCCGGCGCTACGCGCGGAACTCGATGCCGACGCCGCACGCGACGGCTGGCCCGCGCTTCATGCGCGGCTGGCGCGGATCGATCCGGCGACCGCCGCGCGGCTCGCGCCGAACGATGCGCAGCGCATCCAGCGCGCGCTCGAGGTGTGCATGCTGAGCGGGCAACCGATGTCCGCGCTGCTCGCCGCGCCGCGCGCCGCGGACGATGCGGCCGCCGCCTACCGCTTCGTGCCGGTCGCGCTCGAGCCGTCGGACCGCGCGGTGCTGCATGCGCGCATCGCGCAGCGCTTCGACGCGATGCTCGAGGCGGGCTTCATCGACGAAGTCGAACGACTGCGCCGCCGCGAGGATCTTCATCTGGGGCTGCCGTCGATGCGCTGCGTCGGCTACCGGCAGGCGTGGGAGTACCTCGACGGCGCCATC is a window from the Burkholderia vietnamiensis LMG 10929 genome containing:
- the miaA gene encoding tRNA (adenosine(37)-N6)-dimethylallyltransferase MiaA → MSVSLQSRPTTIACLLGPTASGKTAAALALAARRPIEIVSVDSALVYRDMDIGTAKPTRDERARVPHHLIDIIDPADSYSAASFRADTLRLIAEIAARGNTPLLAGGTMLYYKALTQGLNDLPGADPALRAELDADAARDGWPALHARLARIDPATAARLAPNDAQRIQRALEVCMLSGQPMSALLAAPRAADDAAAAYRFVPVALEPSDRAVLHARIAQRFDAMLEAGFIDEVERLRRREDLHLGLPSMRCVGYRQAWEYLDGAIDYRTMRDKGIFATRQLCKRQITWLRAMPERIVVDCIARDSTAQALDALERVLDGRAAR